A stretch of the Ornithodoros turicata isolate Travis chromosome 4, ASM3712646v1, whole genome shotgun sequence genome encodes the following:
- the LOC135392098 gene encoding plancitoxin-1-like: MSPALLLVVLLLEAASIEASVTCRDQNNNAVDWFIMYKVPRIEFEDGTSTQGTEFAYIDSRTSARKWRISSQSIRSDNPLSYSVAPLFKNDLHSSNTCRVGLHRRLSPYGSSIQAGYVVPGDQGIQFHDLTRQGQRVPENAETERKTKEEEEEEKKKELMYVVYNDQPPPRYTATNDGHSKGLVIFDNTTGVWIQHSIPRFLEVAARQYVFPMNAERNAQTVMCITFPTSAVNTIAWHLRMHHANVYHKSARSALSQKYPEMDRLLQGIYVKYPQPIQSIDTLRSLDGSEFVTVAKRTPWDVDVYSDYVIYHVTSPNLLVQSWLSGAGQKMGPACKESYSVLDTEFINLHMIDKSWKWKSTEDHSKWAVGTSTPWFCFGSLNRMESQKSRGGEVTCMENSVVHKLFRSASETSQHCP; the protein is encoded by the exons ATGTCTCCGGCGCTTCTTCTAGTAG TATTGCTGCTAGAGGCCGCAAGCATCGAAGCTTCCGTGACCTGCAGGGATCAAAACAACAATGCTGTGGACTG GTTCATCATGTACAAGGTGCCGAGGATTGAATTTGAAGACGGTACTTCTACACAAGGAACCGAATTTGCCTACATAGATTCTCGCACGTCAGCCAGAAAGTGGAGGATTTCTTCTCAGAGCATACGAAGCGACAATCCTCTCTCCTATTCAGTGGCTCCGCTCTTCAAGAACGAT CTTCACTCCAGCAACACATGCCGTGTGGGCCTCCACCGCCGTTTATCCCCATACGGATCTTCCATACAGGCGGGCTACGTAGTCCCTGGGGATCAAGGCATCCAATTCCACGATCTCACACGGCAGGGGCAGAGAGTTCCAGAAAATGCCGAAACCGAAAGGAAaaccaaagaagaagaagaagaagagaagaaaaag GAGTTGATGTATGTTGTCTACAATGACCAACCACCTCCACGTTACACCGCAACGAATGATGGCCACTCGAAAG GACTAGTCATATTTGATAACACGACTGGCGTCTGGATTCAGCACAGCATACCGAGATTTCTCGAAGTCGCTGCTCGCCAATACGTCTTCCCCATGAATGCCGAGAGGAATGCTCAGACTGTGATGTGCATCACGTTCCCAACTAGTGCGGTCAATACCATTG CATGGCACTTGCGGATGCACCACGCTAACGTATACCACAAGAGTGCGCGGTCGGCGCTGAGCCAAAAGTATCCGGAAATGGACCGTCTTCTGCAAGGCATATACGTGAAGTATCCACAGCCCATACAATCCATTGACACACTCCGCAGTCTCGACGGATCGGAGTTTGTAACCGTCGCCAAAAGGACACCGTGGGACGTAG ACGTCTACTCAGACTACGTCATTTATCACGTGACGAGTCCCAACCTTCTCGTTCAGTCGTGGCTAAGTGGCGCTGGACAGAAAATGGGCCCCGCCTGCAAGGAAAGCTATTCTGTTCTGGACACCGAATTTATTAACCTTCATATGATCGACAAATCCTGGAAGTGGAAATCTACCGAAGATCACAGCAAGTGGGCTGTGGGCACGTCGACACCGTGGTTCTGCTTCGGGTCTCTCAATCGTATG GAGTCCCAGAAGTCCCGTGGTGGCGAAGTGACCTGCATGGAGAACTCAGTGGTGCACAAGCTGTTCAGAAGTGCTTCCGAGACAAGTCAGCATTGCCCTTAA
- the LOC135392102 gene encoding putative deoxyribonuclease-2 — MNLLLEGNFFGQQQNQKFDGIYSRGGTYFLTFSKQSSLVTDIYSDNVSVLAHDSLLVQSWLVGAGGKIGPVCRGNSSVLDSSYINLHMSGKSWKWSNTEDHSKWAVGVNTPLFCLGSLNRMVSQKSRGGQVTCMNNPMVHRLFKSAHETSEHC, encoded by the exons ATGAATCTTCTCTTGGAAGGCAACTTCTTCGGACAGCAACAAAATCAGAAATTTGACGGGATCTATAGCCGCGGAGGAACGTACTTTCTAACCTTTTCCAAACAATCAAGTTTGGTCACCG ACATCTACTCAGACAACGTCTCAGTACTTGCGCACGACAGTCTTCTGGTGCAGTCCTGGCTAGTCGGCGCCGGTGGGAAAATAGGACCCGTGTGCAGAGGCAACAGCTCTGTCTTGGACTCCTCGTACATCAACCTTCACATGAGCGGGAAGTCGTGGAAATGGAGCAATACCGAAGATCACAGCAAGTGGGCTGTGGGTGTGAACACGCCGTTGTTCTGCCTTGGATCTCTCAATCGAATG GTATCGCAGAAGTCCCGTGGCGGTCAGGTGACCTGCATGAACAACCCAATGGTCCACCGTCTCTTCAAAAGCGCTCACGAGACGAGCGAGCACTGCTGA